One segment of Vagococcus martis DNA contains the following:
- the rplW gene encoding 50S ribosomal protein L23: MELIDVIKRPVITEMSVAAMDEKKYTFEVDVRANKTLVKQAVESVFDVKVKKVNIMNVKPKLKRMGRHAGYTKKRRKAIVQLTEDSKEIQIFDAE; encoded by the coding sequence ATGGAATTAATCGACGTAATTAAACGCCCAGTTATTACAGAAATGTCTGTAGCAGCTATGGACGAGAAAAAATACACGTTTGAAGTTGACGTAAGAGCCAACAAAACATTAGTTAAGCAAGCTGTAGAATCAGTTTTCGACGTTAAAGTTAAAAAAGTGAACATCATGAACGTTAAACCTAAACTTAAAAGAATGGGTAGACACGCTGGTTACACTAAGAAACGTCGTAAAGCGATTGTACAACTAACAGAAGATTCAAAAGAAATTCAAATTTTTGATGCTGAATAA